The proteins below are encoded in one region of Peptoniphilus sp. GNH:
- a CDS encoding phage portal protein has protein sequence MESYITEYMELPKTINLPLETEINPELIKKLIKISEKNTERYNILQEYYEGKAKINERSKDEYKANNKLSLNYPSYIVDLLLGMFVGKPISYTVAEENKDIMAAIQEVFDMNDEQDENTEIAKMAGIKGRGYEIVYLDEEGQIKFNEVEPENIVMVYDNKIKPEPLYSLYVRDDVNVDNLESDKKDKLITVYSKDFIKEYVSRGGDISLIDEQPNLFGEIPVIEFLNNDESIGDFERVLSLIDAINLSQSDTSNDFQEFTDALLVLSGMPQTDAEDVDNMMKDKVILLDRADGQAAQWLIKTINDTALENYKNRLDSDIHKFAKVPNLSDEHFAGNVSGESLRHAC, from the coding sequence TTGGAAAGTTATATTACAGAATACATGGAATTACCTAAAACTATAAATTTACCTTTAGAAACTGAGATTAATCCAGAATTAATTAAAAAATTAATAAAGATAAGTGAAAAGAACACTGAAAGATACAATATTCTTCAAGAATATTATGAAGGCAAGGCAAAAATAAATGAAAGATCTAAGGATGAGTACAAGGCAAACAATAAGCTATCCTTAAATTATCCGAGTTATATTGTTGATCTGTTATTAGGAATGTTTGTAGGTAAGCCAATTAGTTACACGGTGGCTGAGGAAAACAAAGATATTATGGCAGCTATTCAAGAAGTATTTGATATGAATGATGAACAGGATGAAAACACAGAGATTGCGAAAATGGCAGGAATTAAGGGTAGAGGTTATGAGATAGTTTATCTTGACGAGGAAGGGCAAATCAAGTTTAACGAGGTTGAGCCTGAAAATATTGTGATGGTATATGACAACAAGATAAAGCCAGAGCCTCTATACAGTTTATATGTTAGAGATGATGTCAATGTAGACAATCTTGAATCTGATAAAAAGGATAAGTTAATTACAGTTTACTCTAAGGACTTCATAAAGGAATATGTTTCTAGAGGGGGAGACATAAGTCTTATAGATGAACAGCCAAATTTATTTGGAGAGATTCCAGTTATTGAGTTTTTGAATAACGATGAGAGCATTGGAGATTTTGAAAGAGTCTTGTCTCTTATAGATGCAATTAATCTTTCGCAGTCAGATACTTCAAATGATTTTCAGGAATTCACAGATGCTTTACTAGTGCTTTCAGGTATGCCTCAGACTGATGCTGAAGATGTGGATAACATGATGAAGGATAAGGTCATTTTACTAGATAGGGCTGATGGCCAAGCTGCACAATGGTTAATAAAAACCATTAATGATACTGCTCTAGAAAATTATAAAAACAGGCTTGATTCTGATATTCATAAGTTTGCCAAGGTGCCTAATTTAAGTGATGAGCATTTTGCAGGAAACGTCAGTGGTGAAAGTTTACGCCACGCCTGTTAG
- a CDS encoding PBSX family phage terminase large subunit, with the protein MKTNDVYLPEIIGKGYGTYWNYKGRYRVVKGSRASKKSTTTALNMIYRIMTYPNSNGLVIRKVFRTVKDSCFSQLKWAIHRLRVDKYWKATNSPLELTYLPTGQKILFRGLDDPLKVTSVAVDKGSLCFLWIEEAYEIMSEDDFNMLDESIRGQVPDGLFKQITLTLNPWNDRHWIKKRFFDTEDKDILAITTNYKCNEWLDASDLKVFETMKLYNPKRYRVAGLGEWGVVDGLVYENVREDRFNREDVIKNNPDIIPVFGLDFGYTNDPTALFCGLLDLENYKIYVFDELYEKGLSNKNIYKEIEKMGYRKERIIADSAEPKSIDELKDLGIYRISAAKKGKDSILNGIQFIQNFEIIVHPSCVNFMTEITNYQWAKDKFNKAINEPIDDFNHLQDAMRYAIEPYMRNKSLRTISKRKLRI; encoded by the coding sequence TTGAAGACTAATGATGTTTATTTACCAGAAATAATTGGCAAGGGTTATGGAACTTATTGGAACTATAAAGGCAGATATAGGGTGGTAAAAGGGTCAAGGGCAAGCAAGAAATCAACTACAACTGCTCTTAATATGATCTATAGGATAATGACCTACCCAAATTCCAATGGTCTAGTGATTAGAAAGGTATTTAGGACAGTTAAGGATTCCTGTTTTTCTCAGCTTAAATGGGCAATACATAGGTTAAGAGTAGACAAGTATTGGAAGGCTACCAATAGTCCTTTAGAACTAACTTATTTACCAACAGGGCAAAAGATTTTATTTAGAGGTCTTGATGATCCTCTTAAAGTCACATCAGTAGCTGTAGATAAAGGTTCTTTATGCTTTTTATGGATTGAAGAAGCCTATGAAATCATGAGTGAAGATGATTTTAATATGCTTGATGAATCTATAAGAGGTCAAGTGCCTGATGGACTTTTTAAGCAAATAACCTTAACTCTAAATCCTTGGAATGATAGACACTGGATAAAGAAAAGATTTTTTGATACTGAAGATAAAGACATACTGGCAATTACAACTAACTACAAGTGCAATGAATGGCTTGATGCATCGGATTTAAAGGTGTTTGAAACTATGAAGCTATATAATCCTAAGAGATACCGAGTGGCAGGTCTGGGAGAATGGGGAGTTGTTGATGGTCTAGTATATGAAAATGTAAGAGAAGATAGATTCAATAGAGAAGATGTGATAAAAAACAATCCTGATATTATACCTGTATTTGGTTTAGACTTCGGTTATACTAATGATCCAACTGCTTTATTTTGCGGCTTGCTAGACTTGGAAAATTATAAGATCTATGTCTTTGATGAACTTTATGAAAAAGGTCTATCTAATAAAAATATTTATAAAGAGATAGAGAAAATGGGATATAGGAAAGAGAGAATTATTGCTGATTCTGCTGAACCTAAGTCCATTGATGAATTAAAAGATCTAGGCATTTATAGAATTAGTGCTGCAAAAAAAGGAAAAGACTCTATATTAAATGGCATTCAGTTTATACAAAATTTTGAAATAATAGTGCATCCAAGTTGTGTGAATTTCATGACGGAGATAACTAATTATCAGTGGGCAAAGGATAAGTTTAATAAAGCGATTAATGAACCTATTGATGATTTTAATCACTTACAAGATGCTATGAGGTATGCAATTGAACCTTATATGAGAAATAAGAGTTTAAGAACTATTTCAAAGAGAAAATTAAGAATTTAG
- a CDS encoding terminase small subunit — translation MALTIKRKQVADDYIITGNKTESYLKFYTNIKNRETAAAAASRLFNTQEMKDYIEERMKDLDEELIADQREVLRYLTSVLRGKETQQTLIGVGKGAQKITNIDLSASDKIKAAELIGKRFGMWTDKIDMDIDVPTIISGADDLED, via the coding sequence ATGGCTTTGACGATTAAAAGAAAACAAGTTGCCGATGACTATATTATCACTGGCAACAAGACGGAAAGTTACTTAAAATTTTATACAAATATTAAAAATAGGGAGACGGCAGCTGCAGCGGCGAGCCGTCTTTTTAATACACAAGAAATGAAAGATTATATTGAAGAGAGGATGAAGGATCTTGATGAAGAGCTTATTGCTGATCAGAGGGAAGTGCTTAGATATTTGACTTCTGTTTTGAGAGGAAAAGAGACTCAACAAACTCTTATAGGTGTTGGGAAGGGTGCTCAAAAGATTACAAATATTGATCTTAGTGCATCTGACAAAATTAAGGCGGCAGAGCTTATAGGTAAGAGGTTTGGCATGTGGACTGACAAGATTGATATGGATATTGATGTGCCAACAATAATTTCAGGAGCTGATGATCTTGAAGACTAA
- a CDS encoding RloB domain-containing protein, which yields MNRRNRKQKLKTTEKITIICEGESEESYIRGLIADNKLQTNNINFITINGGGYSTVKNYLEKNEKLINIVLVIMDLDRCSNVSNEKSKLKSLISLLEKLNTKNNIFLTFPNFESWIAACIKCEESELKRMGYKKGNSVYNFVRDNGGQYENGISKFMDLGVYFHKNNLNKGVYYEEYLDKKHSSLYYFVDYLKLILRKD from the coding sequence ATGAATAGAAGGAATAGAAAACAGAAATTAAAAACAACGGAAAAAATAACTATTATTTGTGAAGGAGAAAGTGAAGAAAGCTATATTAGAGGATTAATAGCTGATAATAAACTTCAAACTAATAATATAAATTTCATAACTATTAATGGCGGGGGATACAGTACTGTAAAAAACTATTTAGAGAAAAATGAGAAATTAATTAATATTGTTTTAGTAATAATGGATTTGGATCGTTGCTCTAATGTATCAAATGAAAAGAGTAAATTAAAGAGTCTAATTTCTTTATTAGAAAAATTAAATACAAAAAACAATATATTCTTAACATTCCCTAATTTTGAAAGCTGGATTGCAGCTTGTATAAAATGTGAAGAATCTGAGTTAAAAAGAATGGGTTATAAGAAAGGAAATTCAGTTTATAATTTTGTGCGTGATAACGGTGGACAGTATGAAAATGGGATATCTAAATTTATGGATTTAGGAGTGTATTTTCACAAGAATAACCTAAATAAAGGTGTTTATTATGAAGAATATTTAGATAAAAAACATAGCTCTTTATATTACTTTGTTGATTATTTAAAGTTAATTTTAAGAAAAGATTAA
- a CDS encoding ATP-binding protein, giving the protein MILTFTVGGFLSFNAEQTIEFIPYKGARLKNTKYEDNFHINVDYRPMKSLLLFGDNASGKTNWFYGLSRLKYIIKNGLADLDIDEFNKHSDIISFGISLMDKSDNIFEYDISFNKKGHVVYEELVKNNFKIFKFEDNNLRIYENAKNNEIKVLEKLFSKDSSNTLLLKLKDVLETSIETFFDSIDNIEIVTESLLNREIKGFPLRFFDEESKKEIERLKSDVISILKSLDSTIIDFKFIEKIIDDKDGHGFEMILTRENGDQFNLNSESLGIKKIIGLLPNMLQLYKGRSIFIDELDSSIGTKALIRLFNSFINSKNNISGQIVVSTHNLSLLDLDMFHDSQIYIANKNSNLSTIVHSLNEFELRSEKKRIDELYMRGSFEVDE; this is encoded by the coding sequence ATGATTTTAACATTTACAGTTGGCGGATTTTTATCTTTTAACGCTGAGCAAACTATAGAATTTATTCCTTATAAAGGAGCAAGATTGAAAAATACAAAATATGAAGATAATTTTCATATAAATGTAGATTATAGACCTATGAAATCACTCCTTCTATTTGGGGATAATGCTTCAGGAAAAACAAATTGGTTTTACGGTTTATCAAGATTAAAGTATATAATAAAAAATGGTTTGGCAGATTTGGATATAGATGAATTTAACAAACATTCAGATATTATTTCTTTCGGGATATCCTTAATGGATAAATCTGACAATATTTTTGAATATGATATTTCATTTAACAAAAAAGGGCATGTTGTATATGAAGAGTTAGTAAAAAATAATTTCAAAATTTTTAAATTTGAAGATAATAACTTAAGAATTTATGAAAATGCTAAAAATAACGAAATTAAAGTTTTAGAAAAATTATTTTCAAAGGATTCATCTAACACATTGTTATTAAAATTAAAAGATGTGTTAGAAACATCAATTGAAACTTTTTTTGACAGTATTGATAATATTGAAATAGTTACAGAATCTTTACTAAATAGAGAAATAAAAGGATTTCCTTTGAGGTTTTTTGATGAAGAATCAAAAAAAGAAATTGAACGTCTAAAAAGCGATGTAATATCTATATTGAAATCCCTTGATAGTACTATAATTGATTTCAAATTTATTGAAAAGATTATTGATGATAAAGATGGTCATGGATTTGAAATGATTTTAACTAGGGAAAATGGTGATCAATTCAACCTGAACTCTGAATCTTTAGGTATAAAAAAGATAATAGGATTATTGCCAAATATGCTTCAATTATATAAAGGTAGATCTATTTTTATAGATGAATTAGATTCGTCTATAGGGACCAAAGCACTAATTCGTTTATTTAATTCATTTATTAACTCAAAAAATAATATTTCAGGTCAAATAGTTGTATCTACTCATAATTTATCTTTGTTAGATTTAGATATGTTTCATGATTCTCAGATCTATATAGCGAATAAAAATTCAAACTTATCTACTATAGTTCATTCTTTAAATGAATTTGAGCTTAGAAGCGAAAAAAAAAGAATTGATGAATTATACATGAGGGGATCTTTTGAAGTAGATGAATAG
- a CDS encoding DUF1064 domain-containing protein has protein sequence MSKYKAERVSLDGITFDSKKEAARYQELKLLERAGVIKDLCLQPSFLLQDRFEYKGKSQRKIEYIADFMYWDCEKKTCIVEDVKGVRTDVYKLKKKIFLKKYGERYDFLET, from the coding sequence ATGAGCAAGTATAAGGCTGAAAGGGTAAGCCTAGATGGGATCACTTTTGATAGCAAAAAAGAAGCTGCAAGATATCAAGAGCTAAAGCTGCTTGAGAGGGCGGGGGTAATTAAGGATCTATGCTTGCAGCCTAGTTTTTTGCTTCAGGATAGATTTGAGTATAAGGGCAAGTCTCAAAGAAAGATTGAGTATATAGCTGATTTCATGTACTGGGATTGCGAGAAAAAGACTTGTATAGTCGAGGATGTGAAGGGTGTCAGGACTGATGTCTATAAGCTCAAGAAGAAAATTTTTTTGAAAAAATACGGTGAAAGGTATGATTTTTTAGAGACTTGA
- a CDS encoding DUF4373 domain-containing protein, with amino-acid sequence MARPIKKGIDYYSLDVNFLSNLKVRKIIKACGASGVAVIVFLLGNIYEDEGYYMRWNSDVCFLIADNLGIKEVYVEETVRKCLQVDLFDQKLFDKYKILTSKGIQKRFLEVTKKRRNLHLVSEFLLVNSSETLVSAEKTPVMGEKTQVSDAKVHKVKESKGIDIYTPPLYDYINIGGGGGVSPEIDEKFKKVIELYQYTGFDKVTPSTSDTLKCFSKSYPYAWLEEAFKIAGDGGKLNLNYIRAILERWRTNGKTSGKRQEKTTGFHNFEGHTKDLSREEMEAMVKAKREKVLKEIEAGYEQV; translated from the coding sequence ATGGCAAGACCTATTAAAAAGGGTATAGATTACTATTCGCTAGATGTAAATTTTTTAAGTAATCTAAAGGTTAGAAAGATCATAAAGGCTTGTGGAGCTTCTGGAGTAGCGGTTATCGTATTTCTGCTCGGTAATATTTATGAAGATGAAGGGTATTACATGAGGTGGAACAGTGATGTGTGCTTCTTGATAGCTGATAATCTTGGCATCAAGGAAGTGTATGTTGAAGAGACGGTCAGAAAATGTCTGCAAGTAGATCTTTTTGATCAAAAATTATTTGATAAATATAAGATTTTGACCTCTAAAGGTATACAAAAAAGGTTTTTAGAGGTTACTAAAAAGAGAAGGAATCTCCATCTTGTTAGTGAGTTTCTTCTAGTTAATTCGTCGGAAACCTTAGTTTCCGCAGAAAAAACCCCAGTTATGGGAGAAAAAACCCAGGTTTCCGACGCTAAAGTACACAAAGTAAAGGAAAGTAAAGGTATAGATATATATACACCACCACTATATGACTATATAAACATAGGGGGTGGTGGCGGAGTGAGCCCAGAAATAGATGAAAAATTTAAAAAGGTTATAGAACTTTATCAGTACACAGGGTTTGATAAGGTTACTCCGTCTACAAGTGATACTTTGAAATGCTTTTCTAAGTCCTATCCTTATGCTTGGCTGGAAGAGGCTTTTAAGATAGCTGGAGATGGTGGCAAGCTAAATCTAAATTATATAAGGGCAATTTTGGAGAGGTGGCGGACTAATGGCAAAACAAGTGGTAAAAGACAAGAGAAGACCACAGGCTTTCATAATTTTGAGGGGCATACTAAGGATTTATCTAGAGAGGAGATGGAGGCGATGGTAAAAGCTAAGAGGGAAAAAGTTTTGAAAGAAATTGAGGCGGGATATGAGCAAGTATAA
- a CDS encoding helix-turn-helix domain-containing protein: MSEILEKLEEIEGYMKLSSKAGLTLEEASTYTGIGRQSLVKIMYQNSVPFSKIGNKTIVFKKHLDILLDAGVDLT, from the coding sequence ATGAGTGAAATTTTAGAAAAGCTAGAGGAGATAGAGGGATATATGAAGCTAAGTAGCAAGGCTGGTTTAACTTTGGAGGAGGCTAGTACGTATACTGGCATAGGTAGACAAAGTTTAGTAAAGATTATGTATCAGAATTCGGTTCCTTTTAGCAAGATAGGAAATAAGACTATTGTTTTTAAGAAGCATTTGGATATTTTGCTGGATGCTGGGGTCGATTTGACTTAA
- a CDS encoding helix-turn-helix transcriptional regulator yields the protein MQITLKAARVNAGLTILQAAEKIGIGKDTLIKWEKKPWTVNALNQKAISDTYKISIDNINFLPKNRI from the coding sequence ATGCAGATAACGTTAAAAGCAGCAAGGGTTAATGCTGGGCTTACGATTTTACAAGCGGCAGAAAAGATAGGAATAGGAAAGGATACTTTAATAAAATGGGAAAAAAAGCCATGGACTGTAAATGCTCTTAATCAAAAAGCTATATCAGACACTTATAAGATTAGTATAGATAACATTAATTTTTTGCCTAAAAATAGAATTTAA
- the lexA gene encoding transcriptional repressor LexA yields the protein MKTNDLISKNLQYYMDKHSINNKELSEIVGVSESTVGKWLLKKATPRMGAIEKLSDYFKIQKSDLLEEKEQIDLLNIPGIIPIKKLKKIPILGTIACGDPILAVENIDDYFSVDADIVTGDFALRCKGNSMIEANIFEGDIVFFKETPIVENGQIAAVVIDEEATLKKFFKTNSSIILQPCNENYNPIILTENDHKDIRIIGLMVGVYSKRNK from the coding sequence ATGAAAACAAATGACTTAATAAGTAAAAATTTACAATATTATATGGATAAACATTCTATAAATAACAAAGAGCTTAGCGAAATTGTAGGTGTTAGTGAAAGCACAGTTGGAAAATGGCTTTTAAAAAAGGCAACTCCAAGAATGGGTGCTATAGAAAAATTATCTGATTATTTTAAAATTCAAAAATCTGATTTATTAGAAGAAAAAGAACAAATAGATCTCTTAAATATTCCAGGAATAATACCCATAAAAAAACTCAAAAAAATTCCTATTCTCGGAACAATAGCCTGCGGAGATCCAATCCTCGCAGTTGAAAATATAGACGACTACTTCTCTGTCGATGCCGACATAGTAACAGGAGACTTTGCTCTTAGATGTAAGGGCAATAGCATGATAGAGGCAAATATCTTCGAAGGCGACATAGTTTTTTTCAAAGAAACCCCCATAGTAGAAAATGGACAGATCGCCGCAGTAGTAATAGACGAAGAAGCCACCCTCAAAAAATTCTTTAAAACCAACTCCTCCATCATCCTCCAGCCCTGCAACGAAAACTATAATCCCATAATACTAACAGAAAATGACCACAAAGACATAAGAATAATAGGCTTAATGGTTGGAGTTTACTCAAAAAGAAACAAATAA
- a CDS encoding site-specific integrase produces MKRTKNENGEGSITYQMRNGRKYYTGRYTLGYDTCKNQIRGSISGYNKKEVQTKLKEKTLQISQGLLNNKENLLFGDFFKTWIYTFIKPNVSIATFQKYEADYRLRILKSPLENASLSKLNQLTIRKTLNYWLENCSLQQASQVFGRIKTCLKSAITQKYISTDPTLGVSIKKDKTIKDKYKHFTSEQQDTILKELNIDTYDPKDMLIYIYFASGIRLSEGLALSWPDLVEGGLNINKQYTKHTEISEKGERKVIQELGELKTPSSYRFVPLPDKVLTKLKNYKKLQDKYIKTKKDYKNKNLIFPNQLGDYLDRKIPQNRLNKICTKNNIKGLSIHSIRHTYATRLFENAVAPKVVQSLLGHKSIETTLNIYTHVISKKANEEVNKLNDLF; encoded by the coding sequence ATGAAAAGAACCAAAAACGAAAACGGAGAAGGCTCAATAACCTACCAGATGAGAAATGGGAGGAAGTACTACACAGGCAGATACACACTAGGCTATGACACCTGCAAAAATCAAATAAGAGGATCCATCTCCGGCTACAACAAAAAAGAAGTTCAAACCAAACTAAAAGAAAAAACACTACAAATATCACAAGGACTCCTAAACAACAAAGAAAATCTACTCTTTGGTGACTTTTTCAAGACATGGATATACACATTCATTAAACCAAACGTAAGCATCGCCACATTTCAAAAATACGAAGCAGACTACAGACTTCGAATCCTAAAAAGCCCTCTTGAAAACGCAAGCCTATCTAAATTAAACCAGCTCACCATAAGAAAAACACTCAATTACTGGCTAGAAAATTGCTCCTTACAACAAGCAAGCCAAGTCTTCGGTCGCATTAAAACATGCCTTAAATCAGCCATTACTCAAAAATATATAAGCACAGACCCCACACTAGGAGTATCCATAAAAAAAGACAAAACCATCAAAGATAAATACAAGCACTTCACCAGCGAACAACAAGACACAATCCTTAAAGAATTAAACATAGACACCTACGACCCCAAAGATATGCTAATATATATCTACTTCGCATCAGGCATCAGACTCTCAGAAGGACTCGCCCTTAGCTGGCCAGACCTAGTAGAAGGAGGCCTCAATATAAACAAGCAGTACACCAAGCACACCGAAATCTCAGAAAAAGGAGAACGAAAAGTCATACAAGAACTAGGAGAATTAAAAACACCATCATCATACAGATTCGTTCCACTCCCAGACAAGGTCCTAACCAAACTAAAAAACTATAAAAAATTACAAGACAAATACATCAAAACCAAAAAAGACTATAAAAACAAAAACCTAATCTTCCCAAACCAACTAGGAGACTACCTAGACAGAAAAATTCCACAAAATAGACTCAACAAAATATGTACAAAAAACAACATCAAAGGCCTATCAATTCACTCAATAAGACACACATATGCAACCAGGCTCTTTGAAAACGCAGTAGCCCCAAAAGTAGTACAATCACTACTCGGTCATAAATCAATCGAAACAACATTAAACATTTACACCCACGTCATTTCAAAAAAAGCAAACGAAGAAGTAAATAAATTAAACGACCTATTCTAA
- the thiE gene encoding thiamine phosphate synthase: MKKLYLVTNSDKYSEEEFLKRVEDALKGGVDILQLREKEKTDLEILKLGKKLKTLCDEYKIPLLIDDKPHLAWALSCGLHVGSDDMPVELCRKLLGDKPIIGATAKSVQAAKNAEACGASYLGVGAIFETKTHVKTKITSIKTFKEIKDAVDIDVYAIGGLNYDNVDILKGTKADGICVVRAIMDADNVFEASKKLKEKIQEIL; the protein is encoded by the coding sequence ATGAAAAAATTATACTTAGTTACAAATTCTGACAAGTATAGCGAAGAAGAATTTTTAAAAAGAGTTGAAGACGCTTTAAAGGGTGGAGTAGACATATTACAACTTAGGGAAAAAGAAAAAACAGATTTAGAAATCTTAAAACTTGGCAAAAAATTAAAAACACTTTGCGATGAGTATAAAATCCCCCTGCTTATAGATGACAAACCCCATCTTGCATGGGCGCTTTCTTGTGGATTGCACGTTGGAAGTGATGATATGCCTGTTGAACTCTGCCGAAAGCTTTTAGGTGATAAGCCCATAATAGGAGCAACTGCAAAATCAGTTCAAGCCGCAAAAAATGCAGAAGCTTGTGGAGCATCTTATCTCGGAGTGGGTGCCATTTTTGAAACAAAGACCCATGTAAAAACCAAAATAACGTCTATAAAAACTTTCAAAGAGATAAAAGATGCTGTGGATATAGACGTGTATGCAATAGGCGGTTTAAACTATGACAATGTAGATATTTTAAAAGGAACAAAAGCTGATGGCATTTGTGTAGTAAGAGCAATTATGGACGCAGATAACGTGTTTGAAGCAAGCAAAAAATTAAAAGAAAAGATACAAGAGATTCTTTGA
- the thiM gene encoding hydroxyethylthiazole kinase translates to MKNLREILKIRDIVRKKQPLIHAITNPLAINMLANAILFQGARPICAEHPDEMKEIVSASEAVSVNLGNITDARLKSISLAANIANEKSIPILIDLVGIGASKLRLNFAKKILQEHSFNIIKGNSSEILSLSSERSNAKGVDVGEADEIDLSNLEKMIQIASLLSNKYKSAILITGKIDILLKGSTYYLISNGCKELANITATGCMLSALISVFMPFTDELEASLLGLLILEIAAEISKKDKPYSFFVNLMDNIALISDDVIEKRARIKEGIL, encoded by the coding sequence ATGAAAAATCTAAGAGAGATTCTAAAAATTAGAGACATTGTAAGGAAAAAGCAACCTCTAATCCATGCAATAACAAATCCTTTGGCAATAAATATGTTGGCAAATGCCATTCTTTTTCAAGGGGCTAGGCCTATTTGTGCAGAGCATCCAGATGAGATGAAAGAGATTGTTTCTGCATCGGAGGCAGTGTCTGTAAATTTAGGCAATATTACTGATGCCAGGCTTAAATCTATAAGCTTGGCAGCAAATATTGCAAATGAAAAGTCCATACCAATTTTGATAGATCTTGTGGGCATAGGAGCGAGCAAGCTAAGACTAAATTTTGCTAAAAAAATCTTGCAAGAACATAGCTTTAATATAATAAAAGGAAATAGCTCAGAGATACTTTCTCTTAGTTCGGAAAGGTCAAATGCAAAAGGGGTAGATGTGGGTGAGGCTGACGAGATTGACTTATCAAATCTAGAAAAGATGATTCAAATAGCATCTTTACTGTCAAACAAATATAAATCCGCCATTCTCATCACAGGAAAAATTGATATCTTGCTTAAAGGCTCCACCTATTATTTGATTTCTAATGGGTGCAAAGAGCTAGCTAATATAACGGCAACTGGCTGTATGCTTTCAGCTTTAATATCTGTATTTATGCCGTTTACAGATGAGCTCGAGGCTTCTTTATTGGGACTATTAATTTTAGAAATTGCAGCGGAGATATCAAAAAAAGATAAACCCTACAGTTTTTTTGTAAATCTCATGGATAACATTGCCCTTATTAGTGATGATGTAATAGAAAAAAGAGCGAGGATAAAAGAGGGGATTTTATGA
- the thiW gene encoding energy coupling factor transporter S component ThiW — MKKHNKVQLMIVISMFVSIGVVISPILRVEGFAPTAHFVNIVCSVFLGPWYSLLNGILTAFIRMAVLSIPPLAITGQVFGAVLSGIFYRKSKGSILAAVLGEIIGTGIIGAIISVPVMTFFYGNKNVALFYYVPSFVTATLIGGAVAFVFLKTLQGSNVLYKIQKTLGIQVYEKSKRDSKN, encoded by the coding sequence ATGAAAAAACACAATAAAGTTCAACTGATGATTGTTATCTCGATGTTTGTTAGTATAGGTGTTGTAATCTCACCTATTTTGAGAGTAGAAGGCTTTGCACCAACGGCGCATTTTGTAAACATAGTTTGTTCGGTATTTTTAGGACCATGGTACAGCTTGCTAAATGGTATATTGACTGCTTTTATAAGAATGGCAGTTTTATCTATCCCACCACTTGCAATAACAGGACAAGTTTTTGGTGCAGTCTTATCAGGCATATTTTATAGAAAAAGCAAGGGGTCAATTCTCGCCGCAGTTCTTGGTGAGATAATTGGTACGGGGATTATAGGAGCTATAATATCAGTTCCTGTCATGACATTTTTTTACGGAAACAAAAATGTAGCTCTGTTTTATTATGTGCCAAGTTTTGTAACAGCTACTCTAATCGGTGGAGCTGTGGCTTTTGTTTTTCTCAAAACTTTGCAGGGCTCAAATGTGCTTTATAAAATACAAAAAACTTTAGGAATACAAGTTTATGAAAAATCTAAGAGAGATTCTAAAAATTAG